A section of the Scleropages formosus chromosome 16, fSclFor1.1, whole genome shotgun sequence genome encodes:
- the LOC108924332 gene encoding phosphatidylcholine:ceramide cholinephosphotransferase 2-like has protein sequence MPSNQLRGEGDAVGDHLDERTGEQPTVSPSNAVAAPAEDPEAGHGGRGLRKGIARHHDYVKISLPDGKSNPLPLEWWKTAIAFVYAVFNLVLTTVVITVVHERVPAKETSPPLPDKFFDYIDRVKWAFSVTEINGMVLVGIWCVQWLFLKYKAIAGRRYFFLIGTLYLYRCVTMYITTLPVPGVHMSCAPKLYGNSQAKVQRVLQLISGAGLSITGSHLMCGDFLYSGHTVMLTLTYLFIKEYSPRSFWWYHLMCWLLSAVGVVCILVAHEHYSVDVVVAYFITSRLFWWYHTMANVQALKCSPHNYLTNTWWNPVFNFLERNVESQVPCTFSWPISWPPACFKKSCRRYSKVQSTREE, from the exons ATGCCGTCCAACCAGCTCAGAGGAGAAGGAGATGCTGTCGGAGACCACCTGGATGAGCGTACGGGGGAGCAGCCCACTGTGTCCCCTTCCAATGCCGTGGCCGCCCCCGCCGAGGACCCGGAAGCTGGACACGGGGGGCGAGGCCTCCGTAAGGGAATCGCGCGGCACCACGACTACGTCAAGATCTCGTTGCCCGACGGAAAGAGCAACCCGCTGCCCCTGGAGTGGTGGAAGACGGCCATCGCGTTCGTCTACGCCGTCTTCAACCTGGTGCTCACCACGGTGGTCATCACAGTGGTTCACGAGCGTGTGCCAGCCAAGGAGACCAGCCCGCCATTACCGGACAAGTTCTTTGATTACATCGACCGCGTCAAGTGGGCCTTCTCCGTGACCGAGATCAACGGCATGGTCCTTGTGGGGATATGGTGTGTGCAGTGGCTGTTCCTGAAATACAA GGCCATCGCAGGCAGGAGGTATTTCTTCCTGATCGGTACGTTGTACCTGTaccgctgtgtcaccatgtaCATAACCACCCTGCCCGTGCCAGGGGTGCACATGAGCTGTGCCCCGAAG CTCTACGGGAACTCTCAGGCCAAGGTGCAGCGGGTTCTGCAGCTCATCTCCGGCGCCGGTCTGTCCATCACGGGCTCCCACCTCATGTGCGGGGACTTCCTGTACAGCGGACACACGGTCATGCTGACGCTCACCTACCTCTTCATCAAGGAGT ATTCGCCGCGTTCCTTCTGGTGGTACCACCTCATGTGCTGGCTGCTGAGCGCCGTGGGAGTCGTCTGCATCCTGGTGGCCCACGAGCACTACAGCGTGGACGTGGTGGTGGCCTACTTCATCACCTCTCGCCTCTTCTGGTGGTACCACACCATGGCCAACGTGCAG GCCCTGAAATGCTCTCCCCATAACTACCTCACCAACACCTGGTGGAACCCCGTGTTCAACTTCCTGGAGCGGAACGTGGAGAGCCAGGTGCCGTGCACCTTCAGCTGGCCCATCAGTTGGCCGCCCGCCTGCTTCAAGAAATCCTGCAGGAGGTACTCCAAGGTGCAGAGCACCAGAGAGGAGTAG
- the LOC108924596 gene encoding hydroxyacyl-coenzyme A dehydrogenase, mitochondrial-like → MAFATRQFVRKMTSSAARAAAIRHVTVIGGGLMGAGIAQVAAATGHTVVLVDTSEDILKKSATGIEGSLTRIAKKKFADKPEAGQEFVQKVLKNISTSTDAASAVRTTDLVVEAIVENLKTKQELFSALDKVAPDRTIFVSNTSSLPIADIASSTARLDRFGGLHFFNPVPMMKLVEVIKTSQTSQETFDTLVDFSKALGKHPVLCKDTPGFIVNRLLVPYLMEAIRLHERGHGSKEDIDMAMKLGAGYPMGPFELLDYVGLDTSKFIMDGWNEMEPENPLFAPSPLLNKLVAEGKFGKKTGEGFYKHK, encoded by the exons ATGGCGTTCGCTACTCGCCAGTTTGTCCGAAAAATGACGTCCAGCGCAGCTCGAGCCGCGGCTATCAGACACGTGACGGTGATCGGAGGGGGGCTCATGGGGGCCGGCATCGCACAG GTCGCCGCAGCCACGGGACACACGGTGGTGTTGGTGGACACCTCGGAGGACATCCTCAAGAAGTCCGCCACGGGAATCGAGGGCAGCCTGACGAGAATTGCCAAGAAGAAGTTCGCGGACAAGCCAGAG GCTGGGCAGGAGTTTGTCCAGAAGGTGCTGAAGAACATCTCGACGAGCACAGATGCCGCGTCTGCGGTGCGCACCACTGACCTCGTGGTGGAGGCCATCGTGGAGAACCTGAAAACCAAGCAGGAGCTCTTCAGCGCACTCGACAAAGTGGCCCCCGA CCGCACGATCTTCGTCAGCAATACATCATCGCTCCCCATCGCCGACATCGCCAGCTCCACGGCGAGACTCGACCGCTTTGGCGGCCTGCACTTCTTCAACCCTGTCCCCATGATGAAGCTTGTGGAG gtGATTAAAACATCTCAGACGAGCCAGGAGACCTTTGACACCCTCGTCGACTTCAGCAAGGCGCTGGGGAAGCACCCGGTCCTGTGTAAA GACACGCCGGGCTTCATCGTGAACCGGCTTCTCGTACCCTACCTGATGGAGGCGATCCGGCTGCACGAGAGAG GCCATGGATCCAAGGAGGACATCGACATGGCGATGAAGCTCGGTGCTGGTTACCCCATGGGGCCCTTCGAGCTCCTGGATTATGTCGGACTCGACACATCAAAGTTCATTATGGACG GTTGGAACGAGATGGAGCCAGAGAACCCCCTGTTTGCCCCCAGTCCGCTGCTCAACAAGCTGGTGGCTGAAGGCAAGTTTGGAAAGAAGACCGGAGAGGGATTTTATAAGCACAAATAA
- the papss1 gene encoding bifunctional 3'-phosphoadenosine 5'-phosphosulfate synthase 1, whose product METSGNSHKKQKRTNACENWGMQRATNVTYQAHHVSRNKRGQVVGTRGGFRGCTVWLTGLSGAGKTTVSMAMEEYLVCHGIPCYTLDGDNIRQGLNKNLGFSPEDREENIRRIAEVARLFADAGLVCIASFISPYSRDRLNARKIHEAAGLPFFEVFVDAPLHVCEQRDVKGLYKRARAGEIRGFTGIDSEYEKPEAPELVLKTDSCSVNECIQQLIDLLQERDIVPVDASYEVKELYVPENKLDLAKADAETLPAVEISKVDMQWVQVLAEGWATPLNGFMREREYLQSLHFDCLLDGGVINLSVPIVLPVSGEDKERLDGCTAFALVYGSHRVAILRNPEFYEHRKEERCARQWGTTCKEHPYIKIVMESGDWLAGGDLQVLDRIYWNDGLDQYRLTPAELKQKFKEMNADAVFAFQLRNPVHNGHALLMQDTHRRLVERGYRRPVLLLHPLGGWTKDDDVPLPWRMRQHAAVLEEGVLPPHSTVVAIFPSPMMYAGPTEVQWHCRARMVAGANFYIVGRDPAGMPHPDTGKDLYDPTHGAKVLTMAPGLISLEIVPFKVAAYNKAKRAMDFYNPENHEDFDFISGTRMRRMAREGQDPPEGFMAPKAWAVLKEYYKSLEKA is encoded by the exons ATGGAGACTTCGGGAAACTCACACAAGAAGCAGAAACGGACTAACGCCTGTGAGAATTGG GGAATGCAGCGGGCGACTAATGTGACGTACCAGGCCCACCATGTGAGCCGGAACAAGCGTGGTCAGGTGGTCGGGACGAGAGGCGGATTCCGTGGATGCACGGTTTGGCTGACGG GCTTGTCGGGGGCGGGGAAAACCACTGTTAGCATGGCTATGGAGGAGTACTTGGTGTGTCACGGTATCCCCtgctacaccctggacggggACAACATCCGACAAGGTCTCAACAAGAACCTGGGCTTCAGCCCAGAGGATCGCGAGGAGAACATCCGGCGCATCGCTGAAGTGGCGCGCCTGTTCGCCGATGCCGGGCTCGTTTGCATCGCCAGCTTCATCTCCCCCTACAGCCGG GACCGTTTGAATGCCAGGAAGATCCACGAAGCAGCCGGCCTGCCTTTTTTCGAGGTGTTCGTGGACGCGCCGCTGCACGTGTGTGAGCAGAGAGACGTGAAAGGACTCTACAAACGAGCCAGAGCTGGTGAAATCAGAG GTTTCACTGGGATCGACTCTGAGTACGAGAAGCCTGAGGCTCCGGAGCTGGTTTTGAAGACGGACTCCTGTAGCGTGAACGAGTGCATACAGCAGCTCATAGATCTCCTGCAAGAGAGG GACATTGTGCCAGTGGATGCATCATATGAAGTGAAAGAGCTGTACGTTCCGGAGAACAAGCTGGACCTGGCCAAGGCGGATGCAGAAACGCTGCCAGCAGTGGAAATCAGCAAG GTTGACATGCAGTGGGTGCAGGTTCTGGCCGAAGGCTGGGCTACGCCCCTCAACGGCTTCATGAGGGAGAGGGAGTACCTGCAGTCTCTCCACTTCGATTGCCTATTGGATG GTGGCGTGATCAACCTGTCAGTGCCCATAGTGCTCCCCGTGTCTGGCGAGGACAAGGAACGGCTGGATGGCTGCACAGCCTTTGCCCTTGTGTACGGCAGCCACAGGGTGGCCATCCTCCGCAACCCCGAGTTCTACGAGCACCGCAAGGAGGAGCGCTGTGCACGTCAATGGGGCACCACCTGCAAGGAGCACCCCTACATCAAG ATAGTGATGGAGAGTGGGGATTGGCTGGCAGGAGGGGACCTCCAGGTGTTGGACCGGATCTACTGGAACGATGGTCTGGACCAGTATCGGCTCACACCTGCGGAACTGAAGCAGAAGTTTAAGGAGATGAACGCAG ATGCCGTTTTTGCCTTTCAGCTGCGCAACCCAGTGCACAATGGACACGCCCTGCTGATGCAGGACACCCACCGGCGCCTGGTGGAGCGTGGCTATcggcgccctgtgctgctgctgcacccgcTGGGTGGCTGGACCAAGGATGACGATGTGCCGCTGCCCTGGCGCATGCGGCAGCACGCTGCTGTGCTGGAAGAGGGAGTGCTCCCGCCTCACTCCACCGTGGTGGCCATCTTCCCCTCGCCCATGATGTATGCTGGACCCACAGAG GTCCAGTGGCATTGTCGTGCTCGGATGGTAGCTGGTGCCAACTTCTATATTGTGGGCCGCGACCCTGCTGGCATGCCCCACCCGGACACGGGCAAGGACCTATATGATCCCACTCACGGTGCCAAGGTTCTGACCATGGCTCCAGGCCTCATTAGCCTGGAGATTGTGCCCTTCAAGGTTGCTGCCTACAACAAGGCAAAGCGGGCCATGGACTTCTACAACCCAGAGAA TCACGAGGACTTTGACTTCATCTCAGGGACTCGGATGCGCCGGATGGCCCGTGAAGGACAGGACCCCCCCGAGGGCTTCATGGCCCCCAAAGCCTGGGCTGTGCTCAAGGAGTACTACAAGAGCCTGGAAAAAGCTTAA